In Paenibacillus xylanilyticus, the genomic window GCAGCGCCTTTGGCAAACTCATCCCACGCAGCCCACACGGCTGTGATTTCGCCTTTCGGATATTGTTTCAGAATCGCTTCCATCTTGGCTTGCGTATCCAGAGCCGGGTTTTGAGCGGAGCCAAATGTGGCAATCTCCTTGATGTCTGTATTTTCCTTCATGAATTCGCCGTAGGCAATCTGGCGACGTTCCATAGGAGCGAATCCAGCCACCCATACTTTCACGATATTCCCCTGGCCGTTAATATCCTTTTTCATTTGTTCCAGTGTAAGTTCAGCCATCTTCTGGTCGTCCTGAGACAGTACAGTTGCCCCTGGTACTTGGATAGCAGCGTCGAAGACTACTACCGGAATGTTTTGTTCTACTGCTTTTTTCACGCCCGGTTCCAGAAGCGAGTCCCCGTGATCCGTCAAGATTGCATCGAACTTCTGGTTAATTGCGCTGTCCAGCAATGAAACCATCTTGGCTTTATCATTATCAGCGACAAAAGTAGTTAGCTCACCGCCGAATTTCTCAATTTCCTCTTTTACGCCTTGAACATACTGCTGTGAGAATGTTCCCGTGTTAAATTCCATGATTAAGGCAATTCGTTTACCACTTAGCGGACCCGTCACCGCCTCCGTCTTGGGCTTGTCCTCTGATGCTCCGGAAGCTGGAGCTGCTGCCGGTTCTTTTTTGATCCCGCAAGCGGACAGTGCCAATGTAAATACAAGCAGAACACTTAACCATACCCATTTCGTATCTTTCTTTTTCATCTCTATCTCCCCCTATTCG contains:
- a CDS encoding sugar ABC transporter substrate-binding protein, yielding MKKKDTKWVWLSVLLVFTLALSACGIKKEPAAAPASGASEDKPKTEAVTGPLSGKRIALIMEFNTGTFSQQYVQGVKEEIEKFGGELTTFVADNDKAKMVSLLDSAINQKFDAILTDHGDSLLEPGVKKAVEQNIPVVVFDAAIQVPGATVLSQDDQKMAELTLEQMKKDINGQGNIVKVWVAGFAPMERRQIAYGEFMKENTDIKEIATFGSAQNPALDTQAKMEAILKQYPKGEITAVWAAWDEFAKGAARAIQQAGRDEIKVYGIDMSDEDLQMIQDPKNPWVASAAVDPTDIGRVQVRYAYQKLNGDETEDQVVLNPVYVQREALPENQISTSELSQYVEGWGGSTQGIKDWMAEYGITAK